Proteins from a genomic interval of Phycisphaerae bacterium RAS1:
- a CDS encoding Transposase DDE domain protein: MLIAGMDAVMNDPVSESTGRCALAEPPRLRRPNREQSLLLPCCLEDLLPADHAARAVWSVVERLDLSAFSAPLKARGDEPGRPATDPQLLTALWLYATIEGIGSGREIERRCGCQDAFRWLCGGVPVNYHTLNDFRVGHGAALDELFSQVLAVLMHKRIVSVRRIAQDGTKVRADAGRHTFRREATLQRQLTEARAHVAAVKAQSDNPAADARRRAAQERAARERVERIEAALAELPKIGADQQQSKRPDVRAKEPRASTIDPQARVMKMPDGGYRPAYNVQLATDVESRAIVGVDVTQARSDHQQAAPLRAQVERRSGAKVVEHLLDGGYVQLAEIERAEAAGTRIYAPPQKTRNDTAGFAPKRSDGPGVAAWRVRMGTPAGQTIYKQRASTAEPVNADLKRYRGLAQCVVRGLAKVRCQALWAALAYNVMHFAAQLVT, from the coding sequence ATGCCGTGATGAACGACCCAGTATCGGAATCGACGGGGCGGTGTGCGTTGGCGGAGCCGCCGCGGCTTCGGCGGCCGAATCGCGAGCAGTCGTTGCTGCTGCCGTGCTGTCTGGAGGATCTGCTGCCGGCGGATCACGCGGCGCGGGCGGTTTGGTCGGTCGTGGAGCGGCTCGATCTTTCGGCGTTCAGCGCCCCGCTCAAGGCGCGCGGCGACGAGCCGGGCCGGCCGGCGACGGATCCGCAGTTGCTGACGGCGTTGTGGCTGTACGCGACGATCGAGGGGATTGGCAGTGGGCGCGAGATCGAGCGACGCTGCGGCTGCCAGGACGCTTTTCGCTGGCTGTGCGGCGGCGTGCCGGTGAACTATCACACGTTGAATGACTTCCGCGTCGGTCACGGGGCGGCGCTGGACGAACTGTTTTCGCAGGTGTTGGCGGTGCTGATGCACAAGCGGATCGTGAGCGTGCGTCGGATTGCGCAGGACGGAACCAAGGTGCGGGCCGACGCCGGGCGGCACACCTTCCGCCGCGAGGCGACGCTGCAGCGTCAACTGACGGAAGCCCGCGCCCATGTGGCGGCGGTCAAGGCCCAGTCGGACAACCCTGCCGCGGATGCGCGACGGCGTGCCGCGCAGGAGCGTGCGGCCCGGGAGCGGGTCGAGCGAATCGAAGCGGCGTTGGCCGAGTTGCCGAAGATTGGCGCAGACCAGCAGCAGTCCAAGCGGCCGGACGTGCGTGCCAAAGAGCCGCGGGCCTCGACGATCGACCCGCAAGCGCGCGTCATGAAGATGCCCGACGGCGGCTACCGTCCGGCGTATAACGTACAACTGGCAACCGACGTGGAGAGCCGCGCGATTGTGGGGGTGGACGTCACCCAGGCCCGCAGCGACCACCAGCAAGCAGCGCCGCTGCGCGCCCAGGTGGAGCGGCGCAGCGGCGCGAAGGTGGTAGAGCACCTGCTCGACGGCGGCTACGTGCAGTTGGCCGAGATCGAGCGCGCCGAAGCGGCGGGCACACGCATCTATGCGCCGCCGCAGAAGACCAGGAACGACACCGCGGGCTTTGCGCCCAAACGCTCTGACGGTCCGGGCGTGGCGGCCTGGCGCGTGCGCATGGGAACGCCGGCGGGCCAGACGATCTATAAGCAGCGAGCCTCGACCGCCGAGCCGGTCAACGCCGACTTGAAACGGTATCGCGGACTGGCGCAATGCGTCGTGCGCGGGCTGGCCAAAGTACGCTGCCAGGCCCTTTGGGCCGCCCTCGCCTACAACGTGATGCACTTCGCCGCGCAGCTCGTCACCTGA
- the dapE_2 gene encoding Succinyl-diaminopimelate desuccinylase, whose amino-acid sequence MIDHAAVLQDAKRREDAMVTLLRELVAIPGESGGEGPVIQRIRRELESCGWFDRVWTDPMGNLLAQLGAGPRLIAIDAHVDTVGIGDRAQWKHDPYQGKLEGGVVYGRGAGDQRGAVPAMIHAAGIIRGRKLLPEDVTLLLTFTVSEEDCDGLCWQYIIREDGIRPECVIVTDSTNCQILRGQRGRMEIGVTVHGRSCHGSMPDKGDNAVYKIARVVQGIEQLNRRGLRKDRFLGNGTITVSYIDCKTPSLCAVPDQAYIHLDRRLTTGETKASALREVRGVLKRAKVSGDVRVLKYSKPTHTGLMYETESVFPTWCEPESAPQVQAAVATYRALWKKKPKVGRWTFSTNGVAIAGMHKIPAVGFGPAAESVAHTVNDSVPCEHLVRCAAFYAAFPAEYVRVARK is encoded by the coding sequence ATGATCGATCACGCCGCCGTCCTGCAGGATGCCAAGCGCCGCGAAGATGCGATGGTCACGCTGCTGCGCGAGCTGGTCGCAATTCCCGGCGAAAGCGGTGGCGAAGGCCCCGTGATCCAGCGCATCCGCCGCGAACTGGAGTCCTGCGGCTGGTTCGACCGGGTCTGGACCGATCCGATGGGCAATCTCCTGGCCCAGCTCGGCGCTGGCCCGCGGCTGATCGCCATCGACGCGCACGTGGACACCGTCGGCATCGGGGACCGCGCGCAATGGAAGCACGACCCCTACCAGGGAAAGCTCGAAGGCGGCGTGGTTTACGGCCGCGGCGCCGGCGACCAGCGCGGGGCGGTGCCGGCGATGATTCACGCGGCGGGGATTATCCGCGGTCGGAAACTCCTGCCGGAGGACGTGACGCTCCTGCTGACGTTCACCGTCAGCGAGGAAGATTGTGATGGGCTCTGCTGGCAGTACATCATCCGCGAAGACGGGATTCGGCCCGAATGCGTGATCGTCACCGATTCAACCAACTGCCAGATCCTCCGCGGGCAGCGCGGGCGAATGGAGATCGGCGTGACCGTGCACGGCCGCTCGTGTCACGGGTCGATGCCGGACAAGGGGGACAATGCGGTATACAAGATCGCCCGCGTCGTGCAGGGCATTGAGCAGCTCAACCGGCGCGGGCTGAGGAAGGACCGCTTCCTCGGCAACGGCACGATCACCGTCAGCTACATCGATTGCAAGACGCCCAGCCTGTGCGCTGTTCCGGATCAGGCGTACATCCATCTCGACCGCCGCCTGACCACCGGCGAGACGAAAGCAAGCGCCCTGCGCGAGGTCCGCGGCGTCCTGAAGCGCGCGAAAGTGAGCGGCGACGTGCGCGTGCTGAAATACTCGAAGCCCACGCACACCGGTCTGATGTACGAGACCGAAAGCGTCTTCCCGACCTGGTGCGAGCCGGAAAGCGCCCCGCAGGTGCAGGCGGCGGTCGCGACCTATCGCGCGCTGTGGAAAAAGAAACCGAAAGTCGGCCGCTGGACGTTCAGCACCAACGGCGTCGCCATCGCGGGTATGCACAAGATTCCCGCCGTCGGCTTCGGCCCGGCCGCGGAAAGCGTCGCGCACACGGTCAACGACAGCGTGCCGTGCGAGCACCTGGTCCGCTGCGCGGCGTTCTATGCGGCGTTTCCTGCGGAGTACGTGCGGGTGGCGAGGAAGTAG
- the macB_8 gene encoding Macrolide export ATP-binding/permease protein MacB, whose product MRHWSQLATRNWRVRSIRTLGAVAAIALGVGAVVWVTCCYESVRQTIVEWATRYVGESHISLESPLGKYDRFAQRVIEKITPLEDVELVAPQLVQRLRVRAATQEDLKTRRAELESWVDDLPEIDLTGVDLAVEYRIRDWPEWLRTGRLLTPEDQDACVIEQDFAVENNLVLGDAILVWAGGRDKPYEIRIVGTVERRRIGRLQKGMALMPLQTLQNMTVNFGMINSLDIVLKDGDARNIGRVASRIHTAARTVVPNINMRSAEARLRQIDLAQSQQEVVLVLLSSVAMLTALFIILSTLSMGMIERIAQLGLLRCIGTTGRQLAALVMWEVMPLGLVGIVLGIPIGLALAALSVWIVPDYIGRFTISWNGIGLAVGAGAATTFIAAAIPALAAMRVSPMEAARPRARRAGLLPLAGVSLLAAAALAAQIYVMDYKVLRSPDFVQWASTAVSILYAVYAMAAPMAVWLISIPAVVVMAVLVGVRWRLLQDQVGHAVWRSAGICCGLMVGLSLIVGLAVFNESFRAGWQFPKQFPEAYVWSFAEMQPNAGDVAAKTPGVKSVTAANAMNAIVEEKPMFMEAVYRSVTWFLGVETDSFFDLVKLEFIEGDEETARRLMKEGGHILVASDFARARNKHLGDKVRVTLGSKERSFRVAGVIDSPALDIAAGYFQAQSEMRVVAVGSVIGTNADLRKHFQIDGVKLLLVNFDLLPAPAPADWPPPPGTIRGRRLSQSYYDERRPLVERWQRYREMQVLENIKTQLGEQSAFSGTARELKTEIDNELSRVTQLLTAVPAVALIVAALGVANLMTANVTSRAKQLAIMRAVGATRGQILRMVVGEALVLGLLGSALGLALGLHLAWNTTTMTANMWGFEVPFQIPWRQVGLAVGLTVGLCVVAGLLPARRAARTNVIEALHVP is encoded by the coding sequence ATGCGGCACTGGTCGCAACTGGCTACCAGGAACTGGCGGGTTAGGTCGATCCGCACGCTGGGCGCCGTCGCCGCCATCGCGCTGGGCGTCGGCGCGGTGGTGTGGGTTACCTGCTGCTACGAATCCGTGCGGCAGACGATTGTCGAGTGGGCCACCCGCTACGTGGGCGAAAGCCACATCAGCCTCGAATCGCCGCTGGGAAAATACGACCGCTTCGCGCAGCGCGTGATCGAGAAGATCACGCCGCTGGAAGACGTGGAACTCGTCGCGCCGCAACTGGTTCAACGGCTGCGCGTCCGCGCCGCCACGCAGGAAGACCTGAAGACCCGCCGGGCCGAGCTGGAATCGTGGGTGGACGACCTGCCCGAGATCGACCTGACAGGCGTCGACCTGGCCGTCGAGTACCGCATCCGCGACTGGCCCGAGTGGCTGCGCACCGGCCGATTGCTGACGCCGGAGGACCAGGACGCCTGCGTCATCGAGCAGGATTTCGCCGTCGAAAACAACCTTGTACTGGGCGACGCGATTCTTGTGTGGGCCGGGGGGCGCGACAAACCCTACGAAATCAGGATCGTGGGCACGGTCGAGCGGCGCCGCATCGGCCGGCTGCAGAAGGGCATGGCGCTCATGCCGCTGCAGACGCTTCAGAACATGACCGTCAATTTCGGCATGATCAACTCGCTCGACATCGTGCTGAAGGACGGCGACGCGCGGAACATCGGCCGCGTCGCCTCGCGCATCCACACCGCCGCCCGCACCGTCGTCCCGAACATCAACATGCGCAGCGCCGAGGCGCGCCTGCGGCAGATCGACCTGGCCCAGTCGCAGCAGGAAGTCGTGCTGGTTCTGCTGAGCTCCGTGGCCATGCTCACGGCGCTCTTCATCATTCTGAGCACGCTCAGCATGGGGATGATCGAGCGCATCGCCCAACTCGGGCTGCTGCGCTGCATCGGCACGACCGGGCGGCAGCTCGCGGCGCTGGTGATGTGGGAGGTCATGCCGCTGGGGCTGGTGGGCATCGTGCTGGGGATTCCCATCGGTCTTGCGCTGGCGGCGCTCTCCGTCTGGATCGTGCCCGACTACATCGGCCGCTTCACCATCAGTTGGAACGGCATCGGGCTGGCGGTCGGAGCGGGCGCCGCGACCACGTTCATCGCCGCCGCGATCCCGGCCCTGGCTGCCATGCGCGTCTCGCCGATGGAAGCAGCCCGCCCGCGGGCGCGGCGCGCGGGGCTGCTGCCCCTGGCGGGTGTGTCGCTGCTGGCGGCGGCGGCGCTGGCGGCGCAGATCTACGTGATGGACTACAAGGTGCTCCGCTCGCCCGATTTCGTGCAGTGGGCCTCCACCGCCGTCTCGATTCTCTACGCCGTCTACGCCATGGCGGCGCCGATGGCCGTCTGGCTGATCAGCATTCCGGCGGTGGTGGTGATGGCGGTGCTGGTGGGCGTGCGCTGGCGGCTCCTGCAGGACCAGGTGGGGCATGCGGTGTGGCGCTCCGCGGGCATCTGCTGCGGGTTGATGGTCGGCCTCTCGCTGATCGTCGGGCTGGCGGTGTTCAATGAGAGCTTCCGCGCCGGCTGGCAGTTTCCCAAGCAATTCCCCGAGGCCTACGTCTGGAGCTTTGCTGAAATGCAGCCGAACGCCGGCGACGTCGCGGCGAAGACGCCGGGCGTCAAGAGCGTCACCGCCGCCAACGCGATGAACGCGATCGTCGAAGAGAAGCCGATGTTCATGGAAGCCGTTTATCGCTCCGTGACCTGGTTTCTCGGCGTTGAGACGGACTCGTTCTTCGACCTGGTGAAGCTGGAGTTCATCGAGGGAGACGAGGAAACGGCCCGTCGGCTGATGAAGGAAGGCGGCCACATCTTGGTCGCGTCCGACTTCGCCCGCGCCCGCAACAAGCACCTGGGGGACAAGGTTCGCGTGACGCTCGGCTCGAAGGAGCGCTCCTTCCGCGTCGCCGGCGTCATCGACTCGCCCGCGCTCGATATCGCCGCCGGCTATTTTCAGGCGCAAAGTGAGATGCGTGTCGTCGCGGTGGGCTCGGTGATCGGCACGAACGCCGACCTGCGCAAGCACTTCCAGATCGACGGCGTGAAGCTCCTGCTGGTGAATTTCGACCTGCTGCCGGCGCCGGCGCCGGCAGACTGGCCGCCGCCGCCCGGCACGATCCGCGGCCGCCGGCTTTCGCAGTCGTACTACGATGAGCGCCGGCCGCTGGTCGAGCGCTGGCAGCGCTACCGCGAGATGCAGGTGCTGGAGAACATCAAGACGCAGCTTGGCGAGCAGTCGGCGTTCTCCGGGACGGCCCGCGAGCTGAAGACCGAGATCGACAACGAGCTCTCGCGCGTCACGCAGCTTCTCACGGCGGTCCCCGCGGTGGCATTGATCGTCGCCGCCCTGGGCGTGGCCAACCTGATGACCGCCAACGTCACCAGCCGCGCCAAGCAGCTTGCGATCATGCGCGCGGTGGGGGCGACGCGCGGGCAGATCCTGCGAATGGTGGTGGGGGAGGCGCTGGTGCTGGGGCTGCTGGGCAGCGCGCTGGGGCTGGCGCTGGGGCTGCACCTGGCGTGGAACACCACCACGATGACGGCGAACATGTGGGGATTCGAAGTGCCGTTTCAGATTCCCTGGCGGCAGGTGGGATTGGCGGTCGGGCTGACGGTCGGGCTGTGCGTGGTCGCCGGCCTGCTCCCGGCGCGGCGCGCAGCGCGGACAAATGTGATCGAGGCGCTGCACGTGCCGTGA
- the lolD_5 gene encoding Lipoprotein-releasing system ATP-binding protein LolD: MQPEHATPAAGELAPAGSQPARVRARAADLSAPAPAVPVAVADVRKVYDSAGHQVIALDGVSLTIEQGSFTAIMGASGSGKSTLMHLIGGLTRPTSGRILVEGHNLGAMTDHKRTLFRRRRLGIIFQEYNLLPTLTAAENVALPLLLDGRPLSDYLARVAELLTTVHLEHRMHHRPDALSGGEQQRVAIARALLNDPAIVLADEPTGNLDSKQSIEIWRLMQRIAREQNKTIVMVTHEAPGAAHADRVVILKDGKVVGTLEPKGSGDAALVATGYQELAG; encoded by the coding sequence ATGCAGCCAGAGCACGCGACGCCCGCCGCCGGCGAATTGGCTCCGGCCGGTTCGCAGCCCGCCCGCGTGCGGGCGCGCGCCGCCGACCTCTCGGCCCCCGCGCCGGCCGTGCCGGTCGCCGTCGCCGACGTCCGCAAGGTGTACGACAGCGCCGGCCACCAGGTCATCGCGTTGGACGGCGTTTCGCTCACCATCGAGCAAGGCTCTTTCACCGCCATCATGGGCGCGAGCGGCTCGGGCAAGAGCACGCTGATGCATCTGATCGGCGGACTGACCCGGCCGACGTCCGGCCGAATCCTGGTCGAAGGGCACAATCTCGGGGCGATGACCGACCACAAACGGACGCTCTTTCGCCGCCGCCGGCTGGGGATCATCTTCCAGGAATACAACCTGCTCCCGACGCTGACGGCGGCGGAGAATGTGGCGCTTCCGCTGCTGCTCGACGGCCGGCCGCTGAGCGATTATCTGGCGCGCGTCGCGGAGCTGCTGACGACCGTCCATCTCGAACATCGCATGCACCACCGGCCGGACGCCCTCTCCGGCGGCGAGCAGCAGCGCGTCGCCATCGCGCGGGCGCTGCTGAACGATCCGGCGATTGTGCTGGCGGACGAGCCGACCGGAAATCTCGACTCGAAGCAGTCGATCGAAATCTGGCGGCTGATGCAGCGCATCGCGCGCGAGCAGAACAAGACGATCGTCATGGTCACGCACGAAGCCCCCGGCGCCGCGCATGCCGACCGCGTCGTCATTCTCAAGGACGGAAAAGTGGTCGGCACGCTCGAACCCAAGGGATCCGGCGATGCGGCACTGGTCGCAACTGGCTACCAGGAACTGGCGGGTTAG